tgatgaAGCCCTCTTTAGCTCTATAATCTGAATTCTACAAAGACATTAAATTGCCCTGGGGGAGTCAGAGAGCCTTTTCCATTTACCCATGATTGATCAATGAACAATAGTTGTTTTGCCTGCTGCTAAAAGAAGTTTTCATAATTAGGACTCGCTGCATATTTTACAGGGATAGGATCTGTGCAAAATAAAATGTGGGGTCTCATGTCAGTCCCTTAAGCCAAACACAGGCCCTGTGTGACCTCATGAGCCATGTGCCCTTACAGCTCCCCTGCTCAGAGCTACACCAGGGATTTGACAGACTCCagatggtgagagagggagctaGGGCCGGGCTCATGAGAAGGGTATTCCTACCTCAGTGGCCAGGGTTCATGTTAGGATGACCATAGGCCTGCAGCCCATCTCACACCCACTCGTCTGTCACCAGTACCTGATTAGGAAGAAGGGCTGACTTCGATAGTGCTGGTTCTTCCATTTCTTGAGAAAAGATTGCACTATGCAATAGGGAGCTTCAGATTTCCAGAACAGATTACTGACTGTTTTGGAGTCTGTAACTGACCCCAGTGACCCCTGCCTTTGGGGAGAGAATGGCCGAGGCACCTTCTGTTCATCTAGACCTCCCCCTCCACTTCCTCATAATGAACCTCTTTCATGCCTCAGAACACCGTCTCAATTCCCTGCTCATTACCCTTGGGTGAGATCTTGGGCTGTGATAAAGGAAAAGAACTCCCACCCAAATTTCCCCCAGAGTCTCCTGATGTCTTAAGAAGCACATGTACCCAGAGAGGTTGAGTGGTCCTCACCTGAGTCTCCTAAGAGTGGGAAACTCTCTTttgaattcagtttttaaaagcaatttttctctctctccctttctttctttttttctttcttttctttccttctttcctttctttctttctttctctctctctctctctttctttttttttgtagtataAAAATGCTCCAGGCATTGCACGATGTCAGGTTTTGGATCTAATTCCCAATCCCTTTATAACCATGACAGCTGGACTTCGCCTTCATCAGTATTTCCTTTTCCCTGCTCATGGGCCTCTCACTCCTACATTCACTCTTCACATCACACAAATAAGTTCATTCTCAACCCCATACCTGCCATGTGGCTTCCCTTTTTTTCCATTCTCATCGTGATAATCCAGGTTCTTCACGTTCATCAACACCTTGAAAAGTCatctttgaattctttcttgctttgTCATTCAAAGCATTCTACTCCCTGACtccccatctcttcctctctccattcTAACAGTTCTGTTTGCTTGTgttttatccatccatccatccattcatccatccgtccatccatccatgcatccacccattcatccatccatgcatccgtCCATTCCTCCATCAGCCCATGTGTCTATTTTGTCTCAGACACTGGGGACAGAGAGATGATATGGTGAATTACTGTCCTCAGGACATGGCAGTGTAGGGGTGGGGAACaggatatataaataaaaaattaatggcaGTGCAACTAGATATGCACAAAGCATGGAGGATGTAAAAGAAGAACCTGGGAAGGATGCACTGGCAGGAGAGCTGGGCACCTTCTAAGCAGAAGGAATGCCGTGCACTGGCATGGGTAGATGAAAAAGCATACTGCACGCAGGAAGCCCTGAGTTTTGGAAAATTGTTGAGGCAAAAATTAAGAGAATCTGGGGATAGGACAGGGATTGGTGGTAAGAATTAATCTGGAGTGTTAGGCAGGGCCCAGGTCTTCAGAGGTCCTATATGTTATGCTAAGGCTCTCAGGCTCACCCTAATAGTCCTGGGGCTCCACTCAGTGGTTGGTTTTAAGGAAGGGAGTGACATGGTGAGACTAGTTTGGAGAGAACTCTGGACTCCTGCAAATAGATTTCATGGGTAACTCTTCAAGGTGGGGAGGCCTGTGGGGGGTAAAAGTAGGAATGATGTTTACCAGGGAGGAAGAGGACACATGCAAGAAGCGTTGTGGAGGTAAAGTTGGTAGCCCTGAATGATAGGTGGAAGGAGTCTGGGGCTGCCAtccaggtttctggcttgagAAAGTGCGTGCATGAGAGTTCTGTGCCCATACCCAGTCCTGTCTAAACTAGGTCGTTCTGCCTTGGGCCTGCCTCAGTTGCCCCTGTATTCAGTTTTGTTACCAACGCATAAATCAGGCCTTCATTTCTTACCTAGATTCTTGAAGTATCCTCTTCATCTCTTTCAGTCCATCCTAGAAAATACTGCCATCGTAATCTTCCAGGGATGGCTGAACAATTCCCATTGCATAGTGAACGATGTCCCAGCTTTTAGCATCACCATCAATATTCATAGCTAGAGCAGACTTTCTTTTCCCGTAGAGTCAAATTTTTGAGAGAACATGAGGCATGTTGTATGTGAAAGTGGTTTTTAAGGGGGGCACAGACTCGTACTCTGAGGTCAAAGAAGGAAGATGGCAGGGTGTCTCTAGAAGTGACCCTGGGTGATCCTGTCTGTGCCCATCATGTCTTTCTAGGTGTATCTTCCACCTTTCCCCTGGCCTAGTGTTCTCTGGTCTGGTCTCATTGTTGCCTAAAATTGACCCCTTTCTTACCTGGGTCTTTGCAGACTGCATTGCTTCTGCCTGGAATACTTTCACTCACATTCCTGTCTGTTGAAATCCTACCCATCTTTTGATATCCAGCCCAAATGCAAGGACCCCATGAATCTCCAGGGGAATGGATCATCCGGAAGCACTATCCTGTGTTACGACACCCTGCACATTTACTGTGCACAGCACCCAACATGTCTCGTATTTTATCTCCCCCACTGGACTGCTAGACTGGGAGCAGAAGTGGAAAATCGGAGGCCTTAAGCCTGGGTCCAGCCTTTGaatgtgttctgttaatttgcaCATTATTCCCCAaccaaatttaatttatttaaaaaaaacctgtgttaaacacacagaaaatttgaaaatatgatataataatgtatatttggGACATCACTGAGAATGAACAGATTTGCTGCTGACACCTCGCCACCTACtttttaagatataaaatattacatgtacaGTTTGAACACTAGCCCACACATCCCTCTTAAAGCTGGTCTTCACACTGCTATTTCAAATTTAGCGTTAGTAACTAATATTTAGAAATCAAAAGATTTCACATAAGAATTGGCCTCCTACCACTTTCCTGCCAGTCCTCAGCAGACCACTGTGGGTTCCACACCCCACTCAAGCCCTCAGAGCCTGCCTGTCTGGTCGGTGGCTGAATCTTGCACCTGAGCTCCTCGTCTGCCCTCTGTACACACTTCCCAGCAGTTGAGGGGGCTCTTCATGGCCTTTGTCCTCCTCCAAACCACTGCCCTGGCTGTGCCCCCTGCCTGGACCCAAGAATCCAAGGCCTCATTCAAGCCCCATGGGCTCCTGTGGCTTTTCCCAGTGACTTCAGCTCAGATCCATTCTCTGTACTCATATACACCTAGCTCTTAAGCCGGTGGCTAGGCACTTGCCCGtgctttcatttattcctttgcTAGGTACCTTGCAGAGCCACCCAGGTGAAGAAAACGGACCCAAAAGTGCCCGCTGGGTCTGGTTTCCTTGTTCTTCCCTCTGAGATTTTGCTGCTCCCGTGTGATGCATCACATGAGGTGCGGTGGGGCTTGGTGCAGGATCTCTGCCCGCCTGGCACCTGTAGCTGTAAGAAGGGATGGCACATATTGTTGGCTACAACACAACAGGGCCTCTATGCTTGTTCAGTTGAGAATGCTAGTCATCCGATTCCCTCGTCTCTCTTCGATCACTCCTCGCTGCCCGATGGAGATAtgtcctttccctttccttccctgtgAAAATTGCCCCGGTGGTTCATAGGTGTGGGGTTTCACTAGGCTGAAAAACAAGGAGGAAGGGCTCTTGTCCCAGATTCCACCACCCTCCTTTCTCTCCCATGCAATTTTGCGTTAACATATGGATGGTGTGCATGCCTTTCAAAAGCTGGACAGATGCTGGCTCTTGGCATTTTGTGCAGAGGACGGGGAAGGAGGAGTGCTGCATTTTTCACCTTACCCCATTGCCTGGGGCCACACCGCCCTGATGGTAGTGCTGATCATCGGTTCCTTGGGGTTTTGAAAGTGGTGGAAACCTGTTCATCTGAGCcagaatgtttttctcttttcccatcaGAACGAACACTGATACTATATCCTTTGTGATCATCAAATTCAACTGATTAATGATGTGTAGATTTCCTGTGTAGGAAAGAAGCCGTCTTGGTCCTGGATGTGACTGTCATCATTGCTGTCACACCCAGGTGCAGAGGGAGACAGCTTCCCCTCCACACACTCTGACCCCACAGCAACCTCCTCACCTGCTTCAGTTCTACTCTGTCCCTGATGTCCCTGAGACTGGAttgtgtttgttgtttgtttgtttgttttttactgttgCTTCTTTGGTTGGTTATTGGCTATGTCATCGTTGAAGTCCCCAAACTTGTCCTGATTTGTCTCCACTTCTCAGGCATGTTGAGAAGAATAAGAGGGCCAGTGACTAAAAGGGAGATGGAGGGAAGGAAAGTGGCTAAGGAAGTggaagaataaaggaagaaaggatgtGATTCAAAGGAGAGAAGgataaagaaagaggaagaggcagTTAAATCTGGGGATGTGGGATAGTACACTTCTACTTTTTGAGCTGAAGAGGAGGTATATTTTGAAGAAGTTCACACTTGTTCCCTTTACTTGCCCAGGAACCCATGGTGTGGCTTCATTGTGTGATTTGAAAGGGTGAAATGCAAGATTATTAATGACCAGAATGGCCAACACATTTATAGCCAGGTGTGTCCTAGAGACCTTCAAGGAAATTGGCACTAAAGCTGGTGGAGGCTGGATGCCTTTTTGCTTGCTCTCCCTTGCTCAAGGCCATTGGTAAGGCATGCAGCCCTTCCAGATGCCCTCAGGGAATTTCCCGAGTTCTAAAGAATCCCCTGCATGGGATTGTGCAAGAAGGAGGTAACCCAAGTAAGCTAGGGCTCTCCCAAGGATTGGCACCCCATGCTCCAATGCTCTGCCGTACCACTGACAAGGCCAGTTCAGGCTGTTTGATTTGGTGGAGACATAGGGACTTTCTTGGCCAATCTCCTGATAGCAGGCCTAGCCACTAATCAGTTGACTGTGAACAAATTTTCTCACCAATAAAATGGAAACGGTCACCCTGCCTCGGGTTTCTGATGAgtattaaatgaggtaatatatgtCATATGTAGCTCATGTTGTACAtgcctgaaataaggtagagcTTATTCAGCCTTCAACCACCCTTCCTGACCCTCCCACTACTCTGCCCACCTCCTAACCCCAGTTTCATGCTACTCTTCTAAGTTGGAGATGGTGATACCTGGAAatgaaagggaaaggaggaaagtaTGTGTTAACAGAAACCACACCTCCCTCCAGGTTAagcattaaaacatttattgCTTGTTTCATTGAACTGTGTGAAGAAACAGGagagttaaaagaaaagaaatcctttcTCATTTAGGAGGAGAAATGGAGTTCTAGTAGTTAAAAGAGACCCTCAAGATAAAAGAGACCACAATTTTTCAGAATCAGGCACCGAGATTTGGAAAAAGCAAATCACGTTGTCTGTCCTCTGGTATACGATTAGGACAGAAAGCTTCTGGTTGGGCCAGGGAATGGGCAGGTTTTAATGACATGAGGAAGACAATAAGTTGGCTATTATGTGAAAGGGAGGCAGCAGGACCTGGGCTTGTGCCCTTGTCACCTTCTGTATGAAGCCAGGAGGGTGGAGCTTGATGACACCTCCTAACAACACCCACATGCACATCTCTGTCATCCTTAAATCACTGAGTCTTGGACTTCAGGGTCTCCTTGTGCCAGTCCACAAGGGAACCCACCGACTCCACGGTTTTCTGCTTGGCTTCCTCCCAGCTGTAGAGTGGCTCATACGCCAGATCTTGCTGAGCCTTCTTGTAAGAGAAGGTGAACACGCTATTTGACAATGTCACTGTGTGATGGTTGAAGGGCGGTTGATAGGTGCAAATTGGCCTGAGCAGGAGAGTCACTATTTCCAGCAGGAAGCCAATCCAGTACATCAGGGATAAAGGAAGGCTCCATCTGGAATCAAGGCGGAGGCTGAACTCTTTGCTCAGGGTGTAACTAAGGTTATCATAGCTTTGGTGAGGCGTGTCACCTGAGATGTAGTAGAACTGCCCTCGGACACTTAGGGCCTTCTTGGGGTCCCACAGGGCCCTCAAGGCCAGAATGTGGGCCCAGGCCACATTGCCAACATAGACTGGGTTGACAGTGGAGAACTTGCCAACACTTGACAGGATCCCATTGTTGTTCAGTGCCTCATTTATATTGGCAGTAAGAAATGGGCCTCCTTCCCCATAGATACACATGGGTCTTAAGGCACAAGTGTAAAAGGTATCACCATTTTTCAGAGTCCACCCATTAGCTGCCAGCACAGCCTTCTCAGCGAGCTTTTTACTGTGTGGATATGGAGCAGACCGTGTGTTTTCCAGAGAGTCTTGTGTTTCTCTCTTACAAGAAGGCTCAGTGAGATCTGGCGTATGAGCCGCTCTACAGCTGGGAGGAAGCCAAGCAGAAAACCGTGGAGTGGGTTGGTTCCCTTGTGGACCGGCACAAGGAGACCCTGAAGTCCAAGACTCAGTGATTTAAGGATGACAGAGATGTGCATGTGGGTGTTGTTAGGAGATGTCATCAAGCTCCACCGTCCTGGCATTCTCGATGATTTCCTTGTAGGAGTTGGGCCCGGCTACCCCTAGGGCACTGGGGTAGATGAAGACTGGCACACTGGCTTGGACACAGGCCTCCAACAGGAGCTGAGTACCTGCCCACAAAGAGCATGCTGTCAGTGTCAGGAAATATCCCTAAGGGGGGCCTACCACATACACAGATCCATGTGCCCCACTCCTCACTCCCAAGTACAGTGGTTGTAACAGACTCGGGATATATTCTTCTGTGGCTCTGACTAACACTGGGCCACGCTACAACCataggaaaaacacaaaaatgaaaagaaactgacATGTGGGTTCTGGAGAACAAGAATTTTTAGACTTTTGGGTCtcatgtatgtgtctgtgtgtgtgtgtgtgtttgtgtgtgtgtgtaccttaATTTTGGAAAATGACCTTGggttatcattttttgttttgtcacGTACACATTGAAAAATTAGGATTTTTCATCAATACCATTAAAGACAGAtcatttaaaatctaaaaatactCTGAGTGTATGGATAGTCCCAGTTCTTAGGCACAAAAGGGCAGTGGAagaattcacatgacacacacacaaatacatagtATGCAGGCAATATACACTCTTCAATATACATGAAATTGTTAatagttttctcattttgttgaGTACTAATAAAACTTTGCCACAAGGACCATCTCTGGACATTGAGCAAACAGTGGGTTGTGGGAACATGCTGGAGACCCACAGTCTTTTCCTGATTGTGTGTTCCCTGGGAAAGAGGCTCCCAATTTAAAGTCTCTGTGCAATTTGAATTTCTGGAGAGACAGtctcaggtttttaaaaattaatccaaTGAGGGAGAAAATTTGGAGTTAGTTTGCCTTCAAGGGGGAATTGATCAACATTGTGAAGTATTTTCTAAGCCTGGGAGTGATAATGGTTTTAGGGAACAGATGTCTCTAACTGTCTTCCCATCTAGAAGACATCTAACAGATGTCTTCCCCTGTCATTTCATATCCCCTGTTGTATGGAGCTGTGGAGAGtaggaattaaaataaaaaactggttAATCTTAGCATCCTCCTTTCACTGTAGAGGTACTTAGAGGTATGGGTAAGTAGCAACtggaaagggtttttttttttgtttttttgtttgtttgtttttgttttttgagatgacaCTGGCGACTCAAAAGTAATTAGTTGCTTTAGaaaaggagtttgaggctgggtgtggtggctcatgcctgtaatcccagcactttgggaggcggaggtgggtggatcacgtgaggtcaggaattcaagaccaacctggccaacatggtgaaaccccatctctactaaaaatacaaaaaaaaaaaaaaaaaaaaaattagctaggtgtggtggtgggcacctgtaatctcagctacattgggaagctgaggcaggagaatcgcttgaacctgggaggtggaggttgcagtgagccgagatcacgccactgcactccagcctgggtgacaagagtgaaactctgtcaaaaaaaaagaaagaaaaagaaaaagaaaaaaaagaaaaggagtttgAGTAGCCTGAATGTGGAGGGCCAGGCCGGGGGTTGGGGTGCTGTAGTGCTGAAGAGGCTCTGGAGATCAGAGAGTGAGTGTGCATTAGAAGATTCCTTAAGGAAATGTGTCTGAATTTAAAGTAGGTTGGAAAGTGACAATTCAGAAAGACCACCAAGCATTTAAGGGATGAGGATTGAATGAGGGTGCACTTTGGGTACCTGGCTGGAAACAGCTATGTAATAGCAGACCCTGTGGTGAGCTGAACAGATTGCATTCTGGTACACTGGGAAACTCTTATTGTTAAAAAAATATTGTGGGAAGGTGTGTGCTAGATAATTCTGTTCTGACAGACCTCTGTGAACCAGCTTTGCTAGTTCTCGAGAGGACTTCTTTGAGGTGGGCAGGAGGGCTCTGAATGTTCTTACCAGCCTGCACACAAGGTTCAAAATGATGACTATGATGACACCTGAAAGGTCTGATTCTGGTCTGGGGAGCCAAGGGGTAACTGGATTTCAAGAGTCTGAAGTCAGAGATTAATTGACTTTTGACTGGGGCCACATTAGAAAGAGCTTCCACAGCCTTCGGAGTCACACAGGAGTGAGTTTAAAGTCGAACTCTCCTACTTACTTACGTACTCACCTGTGGgactttggacaagttgcttGTCTTTGCTCAGTcctagttttctcatctatgaaactGAAAATAGCAGCCTTGAGTTCCCCCAGTCAGTAGTGATCAGCAAAGGCACTTGGCCCAGAGCACAGCAGGTGTTCAGTGGAGggacttctctttccttcctgcccttctttCTGATCCTCATTTCCCCACCTTGGTCCATCTCCTCCCCAGGCCACCGTACCATTCACATTGACATTCATGATGGACTTTCTGTGAGGGACACCGAAGACATCAATGATACAGGAGGTGTGGATGACGACCAAGACGTCCTGGCAGGCTCTCTTCAGGAATGGCTCATCCAGAATGTCTCCTTCCAGCACTGTCAGCTGGGTCTTGTTCTGGAGCTCTGTGTGAACACGGGTCAGGTCATAGGAATGATTTCTGGATCTGGTTGGGAAGTTTTCTGATAAAGGTGATGTTACACAGGTGTTCGAGGATGGTTAGAGTGGGGGTGTTAGAGTGGAGGGTGTACATTCCACGGAAAGAAGAAGCAAACAAAGACACAGAAATCAGCATGGTAGCAGTTTACTAGGAAAGCAAACATCTGTTTCTACCATGTCTCATTTCAGAAAAGTAATCTGAGCAGTGAGCTGTCAGGTGTACCTAGAATATAAGCATTGCTAGAGTCATGGGAGACTCACCAAATTTCTTAAGGAGCCTAGGGTGATTGTGGAGAGTTGGGTATAAAAGGGAAAAAGTGAATTCAATTTTGTAGGTAATGAGGAATAATGTATGGAATCATGATTTTGGGTCTCCAGCATCATATCAAAGAAAAATGCTTATTGATATttggaataaaaagagaaacaggccaggtgtggcggctcacgcctatttCTTTTTGCATTGCAAACATAAATAAGCAATTTttggaactttgggaggccaaggtgggtgcatgcCTTGAGCCTGGaggatggagaccagcctggacaacctggtgaaaccccatctctactaaaaatacaaaaattagccctgtgtGGTGGCATCTGTCTATACTCTttgctatccaggaggctgaggcagaaagatggATGAAGGATGGATGGAGCCCAAGAggtgaaggtggcagtgagctgagattgcacctctgcactccagcctggggggtagagcaagaccctttctcaaaaaaaaaaaaaaaaaaaaaagaagaaagaaagaaaaagagagagagagagagagagaaacagaggcagagTTGTTGTGTAGGAAGTTAGCCTTGGCTTGAGGATATAAAATGGACAGATACAGGTGATATGAGAAAGCCAGGTGATCGAATGATTAATCAGAATGTCTGTGCCAATGTTTAGACGAGGGCTGGAACCAGAGTCCAGCAGTGGAAGCAAAGGAGGGGAGAGATACAACAGGTATGAATTTCAGACCTTACGTTGAAGGTCCTGGTACCTATTGGATCTGGGCTGAgaggaaaagaagataaaatcacCCCTGTGGTTTCCTGCTTGGGCAACTGGGATGAGAGTAGAGCCATTACTAGGAAATTGAGGATGGGCGTAAATGATGAATTTCATTGAAAAACTCTTATCGGATACCATGAAAAGCAGATAGCAACGCTGAAAATGAGTTAGCCACCGATGAACTAACATCCCAGATGTCTAGTGTCTAGCCAAGGGCAGTGGATATAACATCCATATCTTCAGGCTTCTCTGAAATCTACAGGTAGTGATGCTGCCAGTAAAGTTGTCAGCTGGAATTAGCCCCAAAATGAACACCATGCTACATGGAGCTCAGATAAATACTCTACTCTCATTTGTGCTTTATAATCTGCATACGGCCCACAGCTTGCTTCTTTCCCTTTACAGCTATCTTGTAAGGTAGGTATTTTGCGTCCCACTTTAttggtgaggaaactgaggcacagataagTTAAAGGACAGATCTAAGGTCAGGCTTCTAGTAAGGCTCAAACCTGCCCACCTCACCTGAAGCCTTGTACTCCGTACCCCAGGTGCAGGACTGGCTGTTTAGAATCAACTTTTCTGAGAAAGAGTAAGAATAAGCCAGTTTAACTGAAATTGGCAACAAAGGCCAAATAATTGTAAGAGTGAAATTCAGGTGAAAAACTCAAGGCTGGAGAAATTCCTTCCTGGGGTACAGGCGGGACCATTTACTCTCCTAATGCCTGTGCCATGTTTGGTCTACTCCCAGCCCCTTCCTATAGTCAGGCACCTCCAAGAAGGGCCTGCAGTGGGAGGAGCCAGGGAAGAGGCTGCTGGGAAGACGTGGTAACAGCCTGAGAGTGgaattttctgtttgtatttccccctcttctcccttctctgctGCCTTCCTCTGCTTCTCCTTTGTTGCCGACTTCAGACAGACTGGCTCAAAGAAATTGCTATTTCAAAGCGGAAGAAGTCCAAAGCGGGGAGAAAAGCACTGTTTGCAAACGCGTTTGCAGGGATCAATAGGCACCAGGAAAGGGGACTTTGTTGATGGAGCTATAGCTTCCTCCTTCTAGAAGCTGCTAGACTAACTACTGCTTAAGCACACAAATGCTGCACTAGACTGCGTGTGTTCAAATCCAGATTTGCCATATTCTAACTGTGGAACCTTGAacaagttaattaacctctctcTGACTGTCTCCTCTTCTGTAAGAAAGGAAGGTGATAAAAAACCGATCTCATAGGGTGGTTATGAGGAGCAAATGAGTCGACACATGCAAaatgtttagcacagtgcctgacacagaaagaacactgaatagattctctgtttttatcttCATGCAGGCCCCCACTCATTCATTATACCTTCTGAATTTTCACCATAGGTGAACGGTTCCCTTAGGCtgagcattattttttttttccggtATCAGGTGTTAGAGCGCGAATATTGGTGAGATATAAAGATTACAAACATTTAATATTGGTCGTATGTTAATATTTGTTTATCAAAGACACCATTAAAACAGAAGGTGGAGGAAATGGGACTTTTGAAGAGGCCACTCTTCTCTGGGAGAGTGAAAGAAGAGATTGTTGGGTGTGGTCTCTGAGTGCTGTCAAGTGGGAGCTTTTCTGTGGGCAGGGGAGGACCCTCTGGGCAGCCAAAGCCCACATGTAGACACACAGTCCCCCCAATCCCCTGGGTTGGGGAGGTGGACAAGGAATTGGTTGGGGGCACAcagagaggcaaagagagagactGAAGACCCACTTTGCCAAGCACCAACCCAATGGCCAAGTGATGGAGCCTCTGGAAGGAAGCTCTGGCCTGAGCGCTGCTATACACTGATCAGATGGCATTGGTGAGTAACTTTATGTTTCTAGACCTTGATGGGTTCGTTGTCCAGTTAGATGTGATCCATTTTGTACCTTCCtcatggggttttttttttgcacaagGAGTTGCTACAGCAAATTCTGCCATCAATTTCTTTGGGGTATTGAGCAACAGAgagaaatgttttttgttgttgttgttgttgtttgtttgtttgttttaaagccaTTTATAAGAAATCTAAATGAGGCATGTCCGACCTCATACTGCCTCTTACTCTGTCTCTGCTTTGTGCTGTGCACTtgagcactctctctctctcactgatgccctctctctcctgttctctctctttctcattcattcactgactttctcattctctctcctcctcattttttttctctctctttctgacacacacacacacacacacaccccacacacaaacACTTACACACTCATCTTTACCTTTGTTcccttttattttcccttcactAAAATACTAAGGAGGcttccaaacaaaacaaagtccagCGCAGTCTAGAGAGGCAGGACCCACTGGTGAGGTCTTTAGGGTAATGGTGTCCTTTGTGAATGTTGCAGAGCAATCGCCAAGACAAAAAGCTTCAGACATAAAAGAGTTGCAGACAAGAAAGAGAACAGATGTGGGATTTTCTTAATAGAAGAAAAGaggcctggaggctgaggtggctgccTCTCAAGTTCTGGGTCAGGGCCAGAATCCAGTCTCTGGATCCCCCATTCAGTATATTTCACACTATGACATTTTATACtctttaatgtttcctttttaatgactTTGGATGTGGGATTGGCTTAGATTTGGCTACAACTTTCCATAACTTGCTAGACAAGGTCCACCTCCCCACACAACAGGGTTTAAGCTGGAGCCACACAACTATGACTCAAGTTTACTTACTAGAAAATTCCTCCCTCAGTCCTGGTCTGAAGGCCTTGTCCAAGGCCCTGATCTCCTTCAGCTCTGTCTTCTCCACCAACAGGCAGATGATCCTCTGACCCAGAAACCCTCCTGCTCCTGTCACAAGGCAGCTCCAGCCTGTCATGGCCAATCCAAGGTAGCAGGAAACACTCGCCAGGAAACAGAAGATGCTAGGGAGAAGATATTACTCTATGGTGACCCTAGAGAAGGCTAAAAAGGGAGATCAGATATTTATACACTCACACAGATGCCTTTTTACTTCCacccaatttttttttgcaaaaattcCATATCCCACCGTTGCTAGAAGTAgctgcaagaaaatgaaaaagctcTAACCATTAGTTAGATTATTAATAGCTGAAGAGAGTAGTCAGGGTGCTGGTCACCTCATCCTTTGAGGCAAGCCTGGAGCCTTGTGCACTGTGGCTTCTGGCTCAGGCATTATCACCATGAACTCCTGCCACAAACTCATTGCTCTCTGCTCCTTCAGGATCCCTTTACTCAGAAGAACAGTGACCTTTAAGTTTTATCTCCCAGAAACAGAATGAGAAGTTTAATCTCccaggaacagaaagagaaattcaaggctgcaatgTGATGAAGCATCTTGGGTTTAGACTTAACAGGACACTGGTCAGTTGATACCAGCTCT
This DNA window, taken from Macaca mulatta isolate MMU2019108-1 chromosome 1, T2T-MMU8v2.0, whole genome shotgun sequence, encodes the following:
- the LOC715337 gene encoding 3 beta-hydroxysteroid dehydrogenase/Delta 5-->4-isomerase type 1 — translated: MTGWSCLVTGAGGFLGQRIICLLVEKTELKEIRALDKAFRPGLREEFSKLQNKTQLTVLEGDILDEPFLKRACQDVLVVIHTSCIIDVFGVPHRKSIMNVNVNGTQLLLEACVQASVPVFIYPSALGVAGPNSYKEIIENRETQDSLENTRSAPYPHSKKLAEKAVLAANGWTLKNGDTFYTCALRPMCIYGEGGPFLTANINEALNNNGILSSVGKFSTVNPVYVGNVAWAHILALRALWDPKKALSVRGQFYYISGDTPHQSYDNLSYTLSKEFSLRLDSRWSLPLSLMYWIGFLLEIVTLLLRPICTYQPPFNHHTVTLSNSVFTFSYKKAQQDLAYEPLYSWEEAKQKTVESVGSLVDWHKETLKSKTQ